The Flavobacterium faecale genome has a segment encoding these proteins:
- a CDS encoding LamG-like jellyroll fold domain-containing protein, whose protein sequence is MKKITLKLIAPLFILFTSMLYSQAIMKVSYGMPSITVANGSTVAYGLSEEIDFTITNEALYGNQVLYIYSLNVSNSNFVVSSSPLISDAYIRRYERGGVFSVRKNTNSCTSNSAVVTIGTNLGTFSFTVTFAGNSLISVYGGSPTTAVPNGLSVPTATTGTAFGTVGIGSSEYRYFFIVNSGNCPLTINPITILPSSDYSIVLLNVSTLQARTFTYFAVKFSPSSTGLKTATITIPNSDPLTPNYTFSIAGEGYDATVVGPGGGNADFRLWLKANRGISLDSGSKVPLWRDLGSLGKDASQTNVALQPTFVDDLSQNINYNPVVKFENNGSTISQYLENVDNGYYTQETFVVVQPDVAIGGAMTIISGTTAPAPLFSLVSDEMSGIGFGDFTSRLTGEKVWMNQWGKSASVSYFTLASSSGNYSKAGMINSRNKSTSVTDGTELLYNTTSIGSLVSSNRTYQNLGYLDTSITPNIVKGTPYNIGKNSNSGTALGDLNGRVAEVLSYASRIPDGDRPKIESYLALKYGITMGVNGTSKNYLNSAGGVIWDVAVNAGFNYNIAGIGKDTASDLDQKQSKSSNDVNVVTIGLGVVETTNSLNINDFSSDRNFLIWGSDNGTFTAGTTNNVYLRSGLNSSITRINKNWKIVEQGGDVSNVFVSVPATAFSTMTKTATEEYVLIVSDNANFSNTDIIDVIPLKADAIGNLQTWYDFDGTKFFTFGKAAKTSSKSLVNMTSGSFLVGEYALNLNSGSFSIACWIRNNSSGQRTIISKGLSLELKLNAANKIEGYWDGVLKFVSNTSIPDFKWHHVTAVYHLGSAHLYIDGMLDVSVFNLTNPTPNYARFSIGAKYISKSDIRTPFLGEIDEVSIWDIGLTVAQVNYLMNQEVQKGATNMAMGKILPEGIVKNELAAVPWNSLKAYYDFNSFYGSTVEGLTDERNFLRINYLSKNKDITTTQTAPLPYETIADGTWEDETIWKNGAVQITPNDMSIVDPTRAVDGNIVTIKHNIISSGNKTVLGLVVEGTDATTFKTLTAANNSKIAVSHYLKLDGLIDLKGRSQLVQTMNSELDNASIGFIKRDQQGTINKYNFNYWSSPVGPIAGANNADFIVKDLFKDGTTATEQDIVWTDSYDGSNTPLTLSRYWLFKFKNSGATGAWSRFREDTGTIASQGFILKGSSDPDPTNMITQNYTFKGKPYNGPIAGAAIVPGSLFLVGNPYASALDGYEFIRDNISVAKGGNNATDIIDGTLYFWEHSPANATHVLAGYTGGYATLTLTGATPPVAPLGIYSEGNSAKIPYQYIPVGQGFFVVGAATISGSATVKFDNNQRAFVKEDAVDELSAPLSNTMFRMTAQKTSHFKDNGNDALFSDNEIKVRLGFNATTSEHRQLLLGFMNESATDGYDNGYDGFQIDTKANDIYFLIQNSKFSVQGVGTFEQDKAYALGVNVGTAGEISFMVDGQEFLPSTQNVYIHDKENNVYYDITSQPAKITLAVGVYTKRFELSFKSNAVVTLGTETTNPKDLVSNVIVSTNNTNKTVTVAKNNDVEIISVTIYNVLGQRLVNTKKTNNVADTIQIPFSVPAGVYVVKVQTNKGVYTTKIITQ, encoded by the coding sequence AGTTATGGTATGCCAAGTATAACAGTTGCAAATGGTAGTACAGTTGCCTACGGATTATCTGAAGAAATAGATTTTACGATTACAAACGAAGCACTTTATGGAAATCAAGTATTGTATATTTATAGCTTAAATGTTAGCAACTCTAATTTTGTAGTATCGTCTAGCCCTCTTATTTCCGATGCATATATAAGAAGATATGAACGAGGAGGTGTTTTTTCTGTTCGAAAAAACACTAATAGTTGTACTTCAAACAGTGCTGTTGTGACCATTGGTACCAATTTAGGAACATTTAGTTTTACGGTTACATTTGCAGGTAATTCTTTGATATCTGTTTATGGTGGTTCACCTACTACTGCTGTGCCTAATGGTTTGTCTGTGCCTACGGCTACAACTGGAACTGCATTTGGAACGGTAGGAATTGGATCATCCGAGTATAGATATTTTTTTATTGTTAATTCAGGTAACTGTCCTCTAACAATAAATCCTATAACTATACTGCCGTCTAGCGACTATTCGATTGTTCTTTTAAATGTAAGTACATTGCAAGCCCGCACCTTTACTTATTTTGCGGTTAAATTTTCTCCTTCAAGTACTGGTTTAAAAACAGCCACTATTACAATTCCAAATTCAGATCCTCTTACGCCAAATTATACCTTTTCGATCGCAGGTGAGGGGTATGATGCTACGGTTGTAGGTCCAGGAGGTGGTAATGCCGATTTTAGGCTTTGGTTAAAAGCCAATAGAGGTATTTCTCTAGACAGCGGATCCAAAGTACCCTTGTGGAGAGATTTGGGGTCACTTGGTAAAGACGCTTCTCAAACAAATGTAGCGCTTCAACCCACCTTTGTGGATGATTTGTCACAAAATATAAATTACAACCCTGTAGTTAAATTCGAGAATAATGGGTCTACAATAAGCCAATACCTTGAAAACGTAGACAACGGGTATTATACACAAGAAACTTTTGTGGTAGTACAGCCCGATGTTGCAATTGGTGGTGCTATGACTATTATATCAGGTACGACAGCTCCAGCTCCTTTGTTTTCTTTAGTTTCAGATGAAATGAGTGGTATTGGATTTGGAGATTTTACTTCACGATTGACTGGAGAAAAAGTATGGATGAATCAATGGGGTAAAAGCGCATCAGTATCCTATTTTACTTTAGCTAGTAGCTCAGGTAATTATTCTAAGGCAGGAATGATAAATAGTAGAAATAAAAGTACGTCCGTAACCGATGGCACCGAATTACTATACAACACAACTAGCATTGGATCATTGGTAAGTAGTAATAGAACCTACCAAAATCTTGGATATCTAGACACTTCTATAACTCCTAATATTGTCAAAGGTACACCATACAATATTGGTAAAAACAGCAATAGTGGTACTGCATTGGGCGATCTTAATGGTAGAGTTGCCGAGGTTTTGTCTTATGCATCTAGAATTCCAGATGGAGATCGTCCAAAGATTGAAAGTTATTTGGCTTTAAAATACGGAATCACAATGGGTGTCAATGGAACGAGCAAGAATTATCTAAATTCTGCTGGTGGGGTTATTTGGGATGTGGCGGTGAATGCGGGATTCAATTATAATATTGCAGGAATTGGTAAAGATACCGCTTCAGATTTAGACCAAAAACAATCAAAAAGTAGTAATGATGTCAATGTTGTTACTATTGGATTAGGAGTTGTTGAAACAACCAATTCATTAAATATTAATGATTTTTCTTCAGATAGAAATTTTTTAATCTGGGGATCTGATAACGGAACATTTACGGCAGGTACAACAAATAACGTGTATTTGAGATCAGGCTTAAATAGTTCGATCACTAGAATAAATAAAAATTGGAAAATCGTAGAGCAGGGTGGTGACGTAAGTAATGTGTTTGTGAGTGTGCCTGCTACAGCTTTCAGTACGATGACCAAAACCGCTACAGAAGAATATGTTTTGATTGTAAGCGATAATGCTAATTTTAGTAACACTGATATTATCGATGTTATTCCATTAAAAGCAGATGCAATCGGAAACCTTCAAACATGGTATGACTTTGATGGGACGAAGTTTTTTACTTTTGGAAAAGCAGCAAAGACTAGTTCAAAAAGTTTAGTAAACATGACCTCTGGAAGTTTCTTAGTAGGTGAGTATGCTTTAAATTTAAATAGTGGGTCGTTTTCTATCGCTTGCTGGATTAGAAATAATAGTTCAGGTCAACGAACCATCATAAGCAAAGGTTTAAGTTTGGAGTTAAAACTTAATGCGGCTAACAAAATTGAAGGATATTGGGATGGTGTTTTAAAATTTGTATCGAATACTTCTATTCCGGATTTTAAATGGCATCATGTAACTGCTGTCTATCACTTGGGTAGTGCTCATTTATATATTGATGGAATGCTGGATGTATCTGTTTTCAATTTGACCAATCCAACTCCAAATTATGCTCGTTTTTCTATCGGTGCCAAATATATAAGCAAGAGTGACATAAGAACACCATTTTTGGGCGAAATTGATGAAGTCTCTATTTGGGATATAGGCCTAACAGTAGCACAAGTGAATTACTTAATGAATCAAGAAGTTCAAAAAGGAGCTACCAATATGGCAATGGGAAAAATTTTACCTGAAGGGATTGTTAAAAATGAGTTGGCAGCCGTTCCTTGGAACAGTTTAAAAGCCTATTATGATTTTAATAGTTTCTATGGCTCTACAGTTGAAGGTTTAACTGATGAGAGAAATTTTTTAAGAATCAATTATTTAAGTAAAAATAAAGATATTACTACGACTCAAACAGCACCGCTGCCTTATGAAACTATTGCAGATGGAACTTGGGAAGATGAAACAATCTGGAAAAATGGAGCAGTACAAATAACGCCAAACGATATGTCAATTGTTGACCCTACTAGAGCAGTCGATGGAAATATTGTTACGATCAAACACAATATAATCTCATCAGGAAACAAGACCGTTTTGGGCTTAGTGGTTGAAGGTACAGATGCAACTACTTTCAAAACTTTGACAGCAGCAAATAATTCAAAAATAGCCGTTTCACATTATTTAAAACTAGACGGATTAATTGATTTAAAAGGGCGTTCACAATTAGTACAAACAATGAACAGTGAATTGGATAATGCAAGTATCGGTTTTATAAAAAGAGACCAGCAAGGTACCATTAACAAATACAATTTTAATTATTGGTCATCACCTGTAGGGCCAATTGCTGGAGCAAACAATGCCGACTTTATAGTGAAAGACTTATTTAAAGATGGTACTACTGCGACAGAGCAAGATATAGTATGGACTGATAGTTATGATGGTAGTAATACTCCATTAACACTCTCACGTTACTGGTTGTTTAAATTTAAAAACTCAGGTGCTACTGGTGCATGGTCACGTTTTAGAGAAGATACGGGTACAATTGCCTCTCAAGGTTTTATCTTAAAAGGATCAAGCGATCCAGATCCAACCAATATGATTACTCAAAATTACACTTTCAAAGGTAAACCATACAACGGACCGATTGCTGGAGCGGCTATCGTGCCAGGTAGTTTGTTTTTGGTCGGTAATCCATATGCTTCGGCTCTTGATGGGTATGAGTTTATTAGAGATAATATTTCTGTTGCCAAAGGAGGTAATAATGCTACAGATATTATTGATGGAACGTTGTATTTCTGGGAGCACTCTCCTGCAAACGCTACACATGTACTAGCAGGTTATACGGGCGGATATGCAACGCTTACCCTAACAGGTGCGACTCCTCCTGTAGCGCCACTAGGAATTTATAGTGAAGGTAACAGTGCCAAAATACCGTATCAATATATTCCAGTAGGACAAGGATTTTTTGTTGTGGGAGCAGCTACAATAAGTGGCTCTGCAACGGTTAAATTTGATAATAACCAACGAGCATTTGTTAAAGAAGACGCTGTGGACGAATTATCAGCCCCACTATCAAACACTATGTTCAGAATGACGGCTCAAAAAACAAGTCATTTTAAAGATAACGGTAATGATGCTTTATTTTCTGACAACGAAATAAAAGTACGATTAGGTTTTAATGCTACCACATCTGAGCACAGACAATTATTGCTTGGGTTTATGAACGAGAGTGCAACTGATGGATATGACAATGGGTACGATGGTTTTCAAATTGATACAAAAGCAAATGATATTTATTTTTTAATTCAAAATTCAAAATTCTCTGTGCAAGGTGTTGGAACTTTCGAACAAGACAAAGCCTATGCCTTAGGTGTGAATGTAGGTACAGCGGGCGAAATATCGTTTATGGTAGATGGGCAAGAGTTTTTGCCATCGACTCAAAACGTTTATATCCATGACAAAGAGAATAATGTGTATTATGACATCACCAGTCAACCTGCAAAAATCACTCTAGCGGTAGGCGTATATACCAAACGTTTTGAGTTGAGCTTCAAATCCAATGCGGTGGTTACTCTAGGAACAGAGACTACAAATCCAAAAGATCTAGTTTCGAATGTAATAGTTTCAACGAACAATACGAATAAGACGGTTACTGTCGCTAAAAATAATGATGTAGAAATAATAAGTGTAACTATTTATAATGTACTAGGGCAACGATTGGTAAATACCAAAAAAACAAATAACGTTGCCGATACCATTCAAATTCCGTTTTCGGTACCTGCGGGAGTGTACGTAGTCAAAGTGCAAACCAATAAAGGAGTGTACACGACTAAGATTATTACACAATAA